One part of the Aspergillus luchuensis IFO 4308 DNA, chromosome 5, nearly complete sequence genome encodes these proteins:
- a CDS encoding uncharacterized protein (COG:S;~EggNog:ENOG410PIYI;~InterPro:IPR011118,IPR029058;~PFAM:PF07519;~SECRETED:SignalP(1-20)), with amino-acid sequence MRYQIPLAAFPFVGFTAATAISSTNCSASAFQKIINANGTEARVQWATYVPEGGSLNPMNYTSASEYPTGLPESCAVQVNVASEGNSSYLVGVIFPYNWNGRMLSAAAGGGINWVDMGTGTHYGFAAVSSNLGHEGIDTAGTWALGRPEAVIDWGYRAWHGATTLAKLLISGRYGSGPAYSYFYGCSTGGRQSMKNMQVYPDDYDGIIAGAPAWWTTHQQLYNLKQTTYQAPANSSHTIPEEMFPVLAAEVLRQCDPQDGLVDNIISNPEGCVFNPSTLACNSTSAPNTCLTTNQLNTLYKIYNDWVDTNQTFVYSHLFYGSESSWLEGNIGLGEESTISQQYWFLRDLMGLGDSFVWQDLDFSTVELADQLNPGNATAGQYDISEFEKRGGKFIHYHGLSDSYVSPGASTFYYDQAKSAVQANGVDDVDDFYRLFLIPSMEHCYDTPTDMNAPWYIAGADQASTINTSTWSVPGYRDAKHDVVLAMMAWVENGTAPDSIVATVWKNTTNAQEVLRQRPICHYPYQAEYTGKGDPDEAEHWECKLLY; translated from the exons ATGAGGTACCAGATCCCTCTGGCGGCCTTCCCCTTCGTGGGATTCACCGCGGCCACTGCGATTTCCAGCACCAACTGCTCCGCATCTGCAttccagaagatcatcaaTGCCAATGGCACCGAAGCTCGCGTTCAATGGGCCACTTACGTCCCCGAGGGTGGTTCTCTCAACCCTATGAACTACACATCCGCGTCCGAGTATCCGACCGGCCTGCCCGAGTCGTGTGCTGTGCAGGTCAACGTCGCGTCCGAGGGTAACTCCAGCTACTTGGTTGGAGTGATCTTCCCATACAACTGGAACGGACGGATGCT ctccgcagcagcaggaggcgGCATCAACTGGGTTGACATG GGAACCGGCACGCACTACGGCTTCGCCGCCGTCTCCAGCAACCTAGGCCACGAAGGCATCGACACAGCCGGCACCTGGGCACTCGGTCGCCCTGAAGCTGTAATCGACTGGGGCTACCGCGCCTGGCACGGCGCCACCACGCTGGCGAAGCTCCTCATCTCCGGCCGCTACGGCAGCGGCCCAGCCTACAGCTACTTCTACGGATGCTCGACCGGCGGCCGCCAAAGCATGAAGAACATGCAAGTGTACCCCGACGACTACGACGGAATCATCGCAGGCGCCCCGGCCTGGTGGACAACCCACCAGCAGCTCTACAACCTGAAGCAAACGACCTACCAAGCTCCCGCCAACAGCTCGCACACCATCCCGGAGGAAATGTTCCCCGTCCTGGCCGCCGAAGTCCTTCGCCAATGTGACCCTCAAGACGGCCTGGTTGACAACATCATCTCGAACCCGGAGGGCTGCGTcttcaacccatccaccctGGCCTGCAACTCCACCAGCGCCCCCAACACCTGCCTCACCACGAATCAACTCAACACCCTGTACAAGATCTACAACGACTGGGTCGACACCAACCAGACCTTCGTCTACAGCCACCTCTTCTACGGAAGTGAATCCTCCTGGCTAGAAGGTAACATCGGTCTCGGCGAGGAGTCCACTATCTCCCAGCAATACTGGTTCCTCCGTGATCTCATGGGTCTGGGCGACTCCTTCGTCTGGCAGGACCTCGACTTCAGCACTGTCGAGCTGGCTGACCAATTGAACCCCGGTAACGCAACAGCTGGACAATACGACATTAGCGAGTTCGAGAAGCGCGGAGGAAAATTCATCCATTATCATGGACTCTCGGATAGTTATGTCTCTCCCGGAGCGAGCACGTTCTACTACGACCAGGCGAAGAGCGCTGTGCAGGCGAACGGCGTCGATGACGTTGATGATTTCTATCGTCTGTTTTTGATCCCGAGCATGGA ACACTGCTACGACACCCCCACGGACATGAACGCCCCGTGGTACATCGCCGGCGCGGACCAagcatccaccatcaacacctCGACGTGGAGTGTCCCCGGATATAGGGACGCCAAGCACGATGTAGTGTTGGCCATGATGGCGTGGGTGGAGAATGGCACGGCGCCAGATAGTATTGTTGCGACGGTGTGGAAGAACACCACCAATGCTCAGGAGGTGCTTAGGCAGAGACCTATTTGTCATTATCCGTATCAGGCAGAGTATACTGGGAAGGGGGATCCGGATGAGGCGGAGCATTGGGAGTGTAAGTTGTTGTATTAG
- a CDS encoding uncharacterized protein (InterPro:IPR025951;~PFAM:PF14231;~SECRETED:SignalP(1-29)) translates to MCTKVRPIVSHSLLAFIVNLVELMTRSAADKYISLANALEQLDPAEVDHVYNELEPVDPNALEGEWDMHVIDTGHPAQALAEDVLPLLSTMDFDDDAEKVKQCLRSAVQHF, encoded by the exons ATGTGTACGAAGGTTAGACCAATAGTATCGCATTCTCTCCTGGCCTTCATTGTGAACCTAGTGGAATTGATGACACG GAGTGCGGCCGACAAATATATCAGCCTTGCGAACGCACTGGAGCAGCTCGACCCTGCGGAGGTTGATCATGTCTACAACGAGCTTGAGCCAGTCGATCCCAATGCCTTGGAAGGTGAATGGGATATGCATGTCATTGATACAGGGCATCCTGCACAAGCGTTAGCGGAGGACGTCCTTCCTCTATTGAGTACCATGGACTTCGATGATGACGCCGAGAAGGTCAAACAGTGCTTGCGTTCTGCCGTTCAACACTTCTAA
- a CDS encoding uncharacterized protein (InterPro:IPR002110,IPR020683,IPR036770;~PFAM:PF00023,PF12796;~go_function: GO:0005515 - protein binding [Evidence IEA]), giving the protein MEVLYLTKQFRIDKFRDCPVELLFHLEQCLRLPVREALNLQDVPDFFETMKNHAKKDFECPSLSNPTRPINIHEYAARKYRKSFCDLEVPTCLFEPSCSDGVVDMIKKGDVQGLERRLQQGLHPDGYSIAGIPLLCLAVVHMQVECVELLLRYTANPSARGYWFAAGPLDYVMPAPLSYSCRDHKAIIRMLVNAGSFFSYTNVLDSIFLYNDIDLLKRVMDEPPGLFAEWPHSGFEFIFHRLAWHGKGCDEIIDLIDSRAPEAARQISATGHTPLHYAVANKNDVNMVKKLLRLPIYLSALDYNQNSALAMAVKDNHVEAVKAMLGHPDINLLQLHEVWDFNITPLGQAMRQRNQTLMTMLLTHPRMCLTERARDAALVLAKELGLDDYLMEQISRLQA; this is encoded by the coding sequence ATGGAGGTTCTATACCTCACCAAGCAATTTCGTATTGACAAATTCAGAGACTGTCCGGTTGAGCTCCTGTTCCACCTCGAACAATGCCTCCGGTTACCGGTGAGAGAAGCCCTCAATTTGCAAGATGTGCCCGATTTTTTCGAGACCATGAAAAACCATGCTAAGAAAGACTTTGAATGTCCTTCTTTGTCAAACCCCACGCGTCCTATTAATATTCATGAATATGCCGCCCGTAAATACCGCAAAAGCTTCTGTGACCTTGAAGTGCCGACGTGCCTCTTCGAGCCCTCATGTTCTGATGGTGTGGTCGACATGATAAAGAAGGGTGACGTTCAAGGACTTGAAAGACGGCTTCAACAGGGCCTGCATCCCGATGGATATAGTATAGCTGGGATCCCGCTTCTTTGCCTGGCGGTGGTACATATGCAAGTTGAGTGCGTTGAGCTACTGCTGAGGTACACTGCAAACCCCAGTGCAAGAGGTTACTGGTTCGCTGCAGGGCCTCTTGACTATGTCATGCCCGCTCCTTTGAGTTACAGCTGTCGCGACCATAAAGCCATCATCCGAATGCTGGTCAATGCGGGAAGCTTCTTTAGCTATACCAACGTCCTGGACAGTATATTTCTCTATAATGACATCGATCTCCTGAAGAGGGTCATGGATGAACCCCCTGGTCTCTTTGCTGAATGGCCACATAGTGGCTTCGAGTTCATATTCCATCGcctggcatggcatggcaaGGGTTGTGATGAAATCATAGACTTGATTGACTCCAGGGCACCTGAGGCGGCTCGTCAGATATCTGCTACGGGCCATACCCCTCTACACTATGCAGTTGCAAACAAGAATGATGTTAATATGGTTAAGAAGTTGCTTCGCTTGCCCATTTACCTGTCGGCGCTGGATTACAACCAGAATTCAGCCCTCGCTATGGCTGTCAAGGACAACCACGTGGAAGCCGTCAAAGCTATGCTCGGCCACCCGGATATTAATTTGCTGCAGCTTCACGAAGTATGGGATTTCAATATAACCCCATTGGGTCAAGCTATGAGGCAGCGCAATCAGACGCTTATGACTATGCTGCTTACTCATCCACGTATGTGTCTCACAGAAAGAGCCCGAGATGCGGCGCTTGTTCTGGCAAAGGAGCTGGGGCTTGATGATTATTTGATGGAGCAAATCAGTAGACTGCAGGCTTGA
- a CDS encoding putative 5'-nucleotidase (COG:F;~EggNog:ENOG410PFD0;~InterPro:IPR029052,IPR006179,IPR008334,IPR041821, IPR036907;~PFAM:PF02872;~go_function: GO:0016787 - hydrolase activity [Evidence IEA];~go_process: GO:0009166 - nucleotide catabolic process [Evidence IEA]), which yields MPSVPTDGLSVTHPSSRTGPPHLRLIHYNDVYHVEEGSAEPVGGVARFQSVVNYYRNDPSFSEQPNVLTFFSGDAYNPSLESTVTKGRHMVPFLNKAGTDVACVGNHDLDFGVAQFRHLRTQCRFPWLLANVLDLDLGKDVPIANCEKTLMLTSSNGIKVGVIGLGEREWLGTINALPPNLVYKSAYKTALELVPRLREQGAELIVAVTHQREPNDYKLAQKLPPGMIDIILGGHDHFYAHAVVNGTHVLRSGTDFKQLSYIEAWRKEDGEGWDFSIVRRDIVRSIPEDPATTTMVNRLTSSLAAKLEKPIGYTSVALDGRFSTVRQKESNLGNFACDLMRFYYGADCAMMAGGTIRGDQIYPPGILRLKDILNCFPFEDPVVLLRIKGRALFDALENGVSQLPALEGRFTQVSNIAFGYNPSAPSGSRINWAQVGGEPIDFDGQYTLATRGYMARGKDGFASLLVQSEGGEVEEIVDEESGILISTLLRQYFLSLRVMGRWRRWGPSMTRHWSNVHDSLHCNGWLKPPSRQPSPESNKVPYRPPLSRSKNYYYGRFPEIVETEETESRGVGLNGEDESMDSDSDTDPDILTSPRPTTNYVTLPARSATEEERRLRLARKAVRTWMHRTGLQPSPINDADEVGEFTPAWTPGISPRLEQRIVVEN from the exons ATGCCCTCTGTCCCTACCGACGGCTTGTCCGTCACCCACCCTTCCTCCAGGACCGGTCCGCCGCACCTCCGTCTGATCCACTACAATGACGTCTACCACGTGGA AGAAGGATCCGCAGAACCCGTCGGCGGCGTAGCCCGATTTCAATCCGTCGTCAATTACTACCGCAACGACCCCTCCTTTTCCGAACAACCCAACGTcctgaccttcttctccggcgATGCCTACAACCCCAGTCTTGAAAGCACGGTCACCAAAGGGCGGCACATGGTGCCGTTTCTGAATAAGGCGGGGACAGATGTAGCCTGTGTTGGT AATCACGATCTCGATTTCGGTGTCGCTCAATTCCGCCATCTACGTACACAATGTCGGTTTCCGTGGCTGCTGGCCAAtgttctggatctggatttGGGAAAGGATGTGCCGATTGCGAATTGCGAGAAGACGTTGATGTTGACCTCGTCTAACGGGATCAAGGTCGGTGTCATTGGCTTAGGCGAGAGGGAATG GCTCGGAACGATCAAtgccctccctccaaacCTGGTCTATAAGTCTGCGTACAAGACAGCGCTGGAGCTGGTCCCGCGTCTGCGTGAACAAGGCGCCGAATTGATTGTGGCGGTCACCCACCAACGTGAACCGAATGACTATAAGCTGGCTCAGAAGCTTCCGCCGGGTATGATTGACATTATCTTGGGTGGTCACGATCATTTCTATGCCCATGCCGTCGTCAACGGCACGCATGTCCTGCGGTCGGGTACGGACTTCAAGCAACTTAGCTACATTGAGGCATGGCGCAaggaggatggtgaaggaTGGGACTTCAGTATCGTGCGCCGGGATATCGTTCGGTCAATTCCGGAGGATCCTGCAACGACGACCATGGTGAATCGGCTGACGTCTAGCTTGGCGGCGAAGTTAGAAAAGCCGATCGGGTATACTTCGGTCGCACTGGATGGTCGATTCTCAACTGTGCGTCAGAAGGAGTCGAATCTGGGGAACTTTGCGTGCGACCTCATGCGGTTTTACTATGGGGCTGACTGCGCGATGATGGCTGGCGGGACTATACGTGGTGACCAAATTTACCCGCCAGGGATCCTGCGGCTGAAAGATATCCTCAACTGCTTCCCCTTTGAAGATCCGGTCGTATTATTGCGCATCAAGGGTCGCGCGCTCTTCGATGCCCTGGAGAATGGAGTGAGCCAACTTCCAGCGCTCGAAGGACGGTTTACCCAGGTGTCGAACATTGCTTTTGGCTACAACCCCTCGGCCCCTTCGGGTTCCCGCATCAACTGGGCCCAGGTCGGCGGAGAGCCAATTGACTTCGATGGGCAGTACACATTGGCAACCCGCGGATACATGGCTCGTGGGAAAGACGGTTTTGCGTCTCTGTTGGTGCAGTCAGAGGGCGGCGAAGTCGAAGAGATCGTAGATGAAGAGAGTGGCATCCTGATCAGCACACTACTTCGCCAGTATTTCCTGAGTTTACGGGTGATGGGTCGATGGCGTCGCTGGGGTCCCAGCATGACCCGACACTGGAGCAACGTGCATGATAGCCTCCATTGCAATGGGTGGCTGAAACCGCCATCCCGCCAGCCGTCTCCCGAATCAAACAAGGTGCCGTACCGGCCGCCTTTGTCGCGGTCGAAGAACTACTATTATGGTCGGTTTCCCGAGATTGTGGAAAccgaggagacggagagcCGAGGCGTGGGCCTGAACGGGGAGGACGAGTCGATGGACTCGGACTCGGACACTGACCCCGACATCCTGACCTCTCCTCGTCCGACTACGAACTATGTAACTCTGCCAGCACGGTCCGCTACGGAAGAGGAACGGCGCCTGCGTCTGGCGCGCAAGGCCGTCCGGACATGGATGCATCGGACGGGGCTGCAGCCATCGCCAATTAATGACGCGGATGAAGTTGGAGAATTCACGCCGGCGTGGACACCTGGTATCTCGCCGCGCTTGGAGCAGCGGATTGTGGTTGAAAATTAG
- a CDS encoding putative C6 transcription factor (COG:K;~EggNog:ENOG410Q2P5;~InterPro:IPR036864,IPR007219,IPR001138;~PFAM:PF00172;~go_function: GO:0000981 - DNA-binding transcription factor activity, RNA polymerase II-specific [Evidence IEA];~go_function: GO:0003677 - DNA binding [Evidence IEA];~go_function: GO:0008270 - zinc ion binding [Evidence IEA];~go_process: GO:0006351 - transcription, DNA-templated [Evidence IEA];~go_process: GO:0006355 - regulation of transcription, DNA-templated [Evidence IEA]): MTSSRRNGQALPCEPCRKAKIRCDSATPTCQNCVRRGKGDSCVYTPVPASRTWYSDNAPSPTASPRPQTAQPRPDSAALQSRASFNAGDDKLSFDFATNNSATFSDIGDQFKRSLVIDAPSAARPDTKQIQLGARLLTMLFEHFALYERLSETAVEVWPEGCVLGHRLVSGMFEALEDLHGALAADAKDLQSSLLRWSQKIFDDSAKPLAVQPTMSPEDYIRRISGRWEGIGLVFTIVGQGAMLERDWRSIRSSEANVPRDQKSLAAQAVSASDTCLQFCDLSTAVNDPLGWLLFQHIHLLTLVCGENDPRAWRRLADLSTTVFTLSHNAPEEKRIPFFLLELRKRLVAGAYSIDKQLATFLGRPPQISWRYYDVQFPLDLSYEEILAEPKVREAAISLLDKTGWNTQGIVGQAAWMRIALLIGSTREQILELSLSRRIEELPRKVQEVSQQSHKTWNDLPGFLRWRPSDPDTNDSSVLVPLYLNFLYNDFLLYRVLVRRAQSGSEGLVSVSQNILSTILELIGKEIGSRTGTYNVGYNAASFGVPAAGVLAIELLCQAESQSQLPATVFRRSEVIQKLTVFASHLQYVVRPHDGMYEVCQRARRVISSILDRILTVNPPALPATLPPDVLATNWLNGEIVVLDDGTDLFRWIDGSSDTSRRGSWA; the protein is encoded by the exons ATGACTTCTTCCCGCCGCAACGGGCAAGCTCTGCCATGTGAGCCCTGCCGCAAAGCCAAAATCCGCTGCGATAGTGCCACCCCAACATGCCAGAATTGTGTCCGTCGCGGTAAGGGAGACAGCTGCGTCTACACGCCCGTTCCGGCTTCTCGCACCTGGTACTCGGACAATGCTCCCTCACCCACCGCATCACCACGTCCTCAAACAGCCCAACCCCGCCCCGACTCTGCTGCTCTCCAGAGCCGGGCCTCATTCAACGCCGGCGACGACAAATTGTCTTTCGATTTCGCCACCAATAACTCGGCGACATTCAGCGACATTGGCGACCAATTCAAACGCTCTCTGGTCATCGATGCGCCCTCCGCGGCTCGGCCCGATACGAAGCAGATCCAGCTTGGCGCTCGACTGCTCACTATGCTGTTCGAGCATTTCGCGTTATATGAGCGACTGTCTGAAACGGCGGTCGAGGTGTGGCCCGAGGGATGTGTCCTGGGTCATCGGCTGGTGAGCGGGATGTTTGAGGCGTTAGAGGATTTACATGGGGCGCTGGCTGCGGATGCGAAGGACTTGCAGTCGAGTTTGCTTCGCTGGTCGCAGAAGATCTTTGATGATAGTGCCAAGCCGCTGGCTGTTCAGCCGACTATGTCGCCAGAGGACTATATCCGTCGAATTTCTGGACGGTGGGAGGGTATTGGACTGGTGTTTACGATTGTTGGTCAGGGCGCTATGCTTGAGCGGGATTGGAGGTCTATCCGTTCCAGTGAGGCGAATGTGCCGAGGGATCAGAAGTCGCTCGCTGCTCAGGCAGTTAGTGCGAGCGATACTTGTTTGCAGTTCTGCGATCTTTCTACGGCGGTTAATGATCCGTTGGGATGGCTACTTTTTCAGCATATTCATCTGCTAACGCTGGTGTGCGGTGAGAATG ATCCTCGGGCGTGGAGAAGACTAGCTGATCTTTCGACGACGGTCTTTACCCTCAGCCATAATGCACCTGAAGAGAAGCGCATTCCATTCTTCTTGCTTGAACTCCGCAAGCGACTAGTTGCCGGGGCTTACAGTATTGACAAGCAGCTGGCAACTTTCTTGGGAAGGCCTCCTCAGATTAGCTGGCGCTACTACGATGTGCAGTTTCCTCTGGACTTGAGTTACGAAGAGATTCTGGCGGAGCCAAAGGTCCGCGAGGCTGCCATTAGCCTGCTTGACAAGACTGGCTGGAATACCCAGGGGATCGTGGGACAGGCTGCGTGGATGCGCATCGCCCTTCTTATTGGTTCTACGAGAGAACAGATTCTTGAGCTATCTTTGAGCCGACGTATCGAAGAGTTGCCGCGCAAAGTCCA GGAGGTGTCGCAGCAATCTCACAAGACATGGAACGACTTGCCCGGCTTCCTCCGCTGGCGCCCAAGTGATCCGGACACCAACGATAGCAGCGTTCTCGTTCCATTGTATCTCAACTTCCTCTACAATGACTTCCTCCTCTATCGCGTTCTTGTGCGCCGGGCACAAAGTGGATCCGAGGGTCTAGTCAGTGTGTCACAAAACATTCTCAGCACGATCCTTGAGCTTATCGGCAAGGAGATCGGCTCGAGAACGGGAACTTACAATGTTGGATATAAT GCTGCCTCTTTCGGTGTTCCAGCGGCCGGCGTTCTAGCAATCGAGCTGCTCTGCCAAGCCGAATCCCAGTCCCAGCTCCCCGCCACCGTCTTCCGGCGATCGGAAGTCATCCAGAAACTGACCGTCTTCGCTTCGCACCTGCAGTATGTTGTCCGCCCACATGATGGAATGTATGAGGTCTGTCAGCGCGCAAGAAGGGTCATCTCCAGCATTTTGGATCGTATCCTAACAGTCAATCCTCCCGCACTGCCTGCAACCCTGCCGCCCGATGTTCTGGCGACCAACTGGTTGAACGGAGAGATTGTTGTTCTGGACGACGGAACCGATCTTTTCCGCTGGATTGACGGCTCCTCTGATACCTCGCGACGGGGATCCTGGGCTTGA
- a CDS encoding uncharacterized protein (COG:G;~EggNog:ENOG410PK79;~InterPro:IPR029033) encodes MGKLPAAIIVARHGARLDVADKNWHLTSPTPYDPPLSYGGWLQSRALGARINDVVQSLDDSLDSTAEVDNGIKSPSDRLQKPKPKRRIIIHSSPFTRCLQTAIAVSSGICQTSGEPELNRSSKVPSLVQSSSDSALTPGPITSNDHRCLLRVDAFLGEWLCPRYFDEIIPPPNSDRMITAAKLELLRREHGFVPEADIVPRPSTGFFPGGWGSASTPVSPANDVTAKIKTEAPPSTRQTQAQRSRAGSCDTFSAAETTRGRRMLSKINTNLPSIPDAAYVPPTPSYAISPSDPIPAGYVTHARDACVKIDFQWDSMHGEQNWGDGGEYGEEWSTMHTRFSTGLDRMLAWYRDYESTSSGRPRRHSQMLDSSGEASSRSEADDDTETILVLITHGAGCNAMIAALSGEPSQVNVGTASLTLAVRNDHMPEMAQDDTIGGPVRTKGSNEPSSVESYAMKMVASTEHLRMAPSTSRVSSPSQVTSPSISSYRHRLANRPSLSQGMFIIGPSSTSGPSTAPWNAERPSTAVTPKTSGLWGSSAPGGPEDDIVPNFGWPAPAPPVQGESSVQGESSVQAKVDEPTSAKQVPQRTLSQRGLWGSAPLSKDREAGHKRRWTVTERRP; translated from the exons ATGGGGAAACTCCCTGcggccatcatcgtcgccag ACATGGCGCTCGCCTGGATGTTGCAGACAAGAATTGGCATCTCACTTCGCCTACCCCCTACGACCCTCCCCTCTCGTATGGCGGCTGGCTACAGTCTCGGGCTCTGGGGGCCCGCATCAATGACGTTGTCCAGTCTCTGGACGACTCACTAGACTCTACAGCAGAAGTTGACAACGGCATCAAGTCGCCTTCCGACCGTCTACAAAAGCCAAAACCGAAGCGCAGGATTATCATTCACTCATCTCCCTTCACTCGATGCCTACAGACAGCCATCGCGGTCAGCTCGGGGATCTGCCAGACTTCGGGCGAGCCAGAGCTTAACCGGTCCTCGAAAGTCCCCAGTTTAGTCCAGTCAAGTTCGGATTCTGCCTTGACCCCTGGTCCCATTACATCAAACGACCATCGATGTCTCCTACGAGTGGATGCCTTCCTTGGGGAATGGCTATGCCCTAGATACTTTGATGAGATTATCCCGCCGCCCAACTCGGATCGCATGATCACGGCTGCAAAGCTCGAGCTGCTGCGTCGCGAGCACGGTTTCGTTCCCGAGGCGGACATCGTCCCCAGACCCTCCACTGGCTTTTTCCCTGGTGGCTGGGGGAGTGCATCTACTCCGGTTTCTCCCGCCAATGATGTAACAGCGAAGATAAAGACAGAGGCCCCACCCAGTACACGTCAGACGCAGGCACAGAGGTCCCGCGCTGGCAGCTGTGACACCTTCAGCGCTGCTGAAACGACTCGCGGACGGCGAATGCTCAGCAAGATCAATACCAATCTCCCCTCCATTCCAGATGCCGCCTACGTGCCTCCAACGCCTAGCTATGCCATTTCTCCTTCGGACCCCATTCCAGCTGGGTACGTGACGCATGCTCGGGACGCCTGTGTGAAGATCGATTTCCAATGGGACAGTATGCACGGGGAGCAGAACTGGGGTGACGGAGGCGAGTACGGCGAGGAATGGAGTACGATGCATACGCGGTTCAGTACGGGGCTCGACCGCATGCTTGCGTGGTATCGGGACTACGAGTCAACTTCTTCCGGTCGGCCTCGACGACATTCTCAGATGCTCGACAGTTCTGGCGAAGCCAGTTCCCGCAGTGAAGCGGATGACGATACAGAGACGATTTTGGTGTTGATCACGCACGGCGCGGGTTGCAATGCCATGATCGCAGCACTGTCCGGGGAGCCATCCCAAGTGAATGTCGGCACTGCATCTCTCACCTTGGCGGTCCGCAATGATCATATGCCCGAAATGGCTCAAGATGATACCATTGGCGGACCAGTTCGGACCAAGGGATCCAACGAGCCATCCAGCGTGGAGAGTTATGCCATGAAAATGGTGGCTTCAACCGAGCACCTCCGCATGGCTCCCAGCACGTCACGTGTCTCCTCCCCGAGCCAGGTGACCTCCCCCTCAATCTCGTCCTACCGACATCGACTAGCAAACCGTCCATCGCTGTCACAAGGTATGTTCATCATTGGACCCTCGTCGACATCCGGCCCCAGCACTGCTCCCTGGAATGCCGAGCGACCCTCTACGGCTGTCACTCCTAAGACCTCAGGGCTCTGGGGGTCCAGCGCCCCCGGTGGCCCTGAGGACGATATCGTACCTAACTTTGGCTGGCCGGCCCCGGCGCCGCCGGTCCAAGGAGAAAGCTCGGTCCAAGGAGAAAGCTCGGTCCAGGCCAAGGTGGATGAACCGACGTCTGCCAAACAAGTGCCACAGCGAACACTTTCCCAGCGCGGACTCTGGGGGAGCGCGCCGCTCAGCAAGGACCGTGAAGCGGGACACAAGCGTCGGTGGACTGTGACTGAACGACGACCATGA
- a CDS encoding GFA family protein (COG:S;~EggNog:ENOG410PPNE;~InterPro:IPR011057,IPR006913;~PFAM:PF04828;~go_function: GO:0016846 - carbon-sulfur lyase activity [Evidence IEA]), producing MTSTPDTVEYKGTCHCGRFQFKLHLFRPLEAVHACHCTLCAKKGYLWLFPAEQEFQVTRGAGELVCYDSSNGGHGEHMFCPTCGTGLSVREHQMPSGEVGMGVNARALVGVNPFKLRVESYTPGNMSHDSSPTELNHIDTDTPSEKIYTGGCHCTAVRLFVQTKPLPEIEVKEDNCSICQRNANICIYPHRSHVTLHGEENLTEYRFGRGFTGHQFCKICGVQLSMKLHGPPQSVVDSLPLEKQEIVKQKLAIVPIRVAVLDGVEWADLKIERTDEGTEGYVVD from the exons atgACTTCCACCCCAGACACCGTCGAGTACAAGGGGACTTGCCATTGTGGCCGGTTCCAATTCAAATTACATCTCTTCCGCCCCTTGGAAGCAGTGCATGCATGTCATTGCACACTCTGTGCCAAGAAGGGGTACCTGTGGCTATTCCCTGCTGAACAAGAATTTCAAGTAACACGGGGGGCTGGGGAGCTGGTTTGCTACGACTCTAGTAATGGGGGTCATGGAGAGCATATG TTCTGTCCGACTTGTGGGACGGGGCTATCGGTAAGGGAACATCAGATGCCGTCGGGGGAGGTTGGGATGGGGGTAAAC GCGCGGGCGTTGGTGGGAGTTAATCCGTTCAAGCTAAGGGTTGAGAG TTATACTCCGGGCAATATGTCGCATGATAGTTCTCCCACGGAGCTCAACCACATTGACACTGACACCCCATCCGAGAAGATCTACACCGGTGGCTGCCACTGCACCGCAGTCCGCCTGTTTGtccaaaccaaaccactACCGGAGATTGAAGTGAAGGAGGATAACTGCAGTATTTGCCAGCGG AACGCcaatatctgtatatatcCCCACCGGTCACACGTTACTCTCCACGGCGAAGAGAACTTGACAGAGTATCGCTTTGGAAGGGGATTCACAGGACACCAATTCTGCAAGATATGCGGTGTGCAACTGAGTATGAAGTTGCATGGACCGCCTCAGTCCGTGGTGGATAGTCTTCCGCTagagaagcaagagattGTGAAGCAGAAGTTGGCTATTGTGCCGATCCGAGTGGCGGTTctggatggggtggagtgGGCGGATTTGAAGATTGAGAGAACGGATGAGGGTACAGAAGGGTATGTTGTTGACTGA